In Blastocatellia bacterium, a single genomic region encodes these proteins:
- the cas6 gene encoding CRISPR system precrRNA processing endoribonuclease RAMP protein Cas6 has protein sequence FQLRSAIMNVGGGRRITGFVGQATYRITGSPVLSFVYAVNLLADAAFFMGLGKKTSFGCGTVRRIIERG, from the coding sequence ATTCCAACTTCGCTCAGCCATCATGAATGTTGGCGGCGGGCGACGCATCACCGGCTTTGTTGGACAGGCCACTTACCGTATCACCGGCAGCCCTGTCCTCAGCTTCGTATATGCTGTCAATCTGCTGGCCGACGCCGCATTCTTCATGGGTCTGGGGAAGAAAACAAGCTTCGGCTGCGGTACGGTTCGGCGAATTATAGAACGCGGATAA